The Variovorax paradoxus genome window below encodes:
- a CDS encoding ABC transporter ATP-binding protein — MTADALRLDGLRVQASGRTLLDGIDLAIPERGLFGIVGPNGSGKTTLLRAALGLVRPREGRIALLGRALDQWKPAELARHLGYVAQHGESHWDLTVREMLQLQRPGRAPDPALVARFELDALIDRRHASLSGGERARVGVARALAHDPRLLVADEPAAHLDIPHHHRLMALLRDSARTRAVLVVLHDLHVASTWCDQLALLGQGRLVATGSPDEVLRDERLAQAYGPGIAAFSSGGLRFFTAAPAP; from the coding sequence ATGACGGCCGACGCCCTGCGCCTCGACGGCCTGCGGGTGCAGGCCTCGGGTCGCACCCTGCTCGACGGCATCGACCTTGCGATCCCCGAGCGCGGCCTGTTCGGCATCGTCGGCCCCAACGGCTCGGGCAAGACCACGCTGCTGCGCGCCGCGCTCGGGCTGGTGCGCCCGCGCGAGGGCCGCATCGCGCTGCTCGGGCGCGCGCTCGACCAATGGAAACCGGCCGAGCTCGCGCGCCACCTCGGCTATGTCGCGCAGCACGGCGAGAGCCATTGGGACCTGACGGTGCGCGAGATGCTGCAGCTGCAGCGCCCGGGCCGCGCGCCCGATCCCGCGCTGGTCGCGCGCTTCGAGCTCGACGCGCTGATCGACCGGCGCCATGCCTCGCTGTCGGGCGGCGAGCGTGCCCGCGTCGGCGTGGCGCGCGCGCTCGCGCACGACCCGCGTCTGCTGGTGGCCGACGAACCCGCGGCCCACCTCGACATCCCGCACCACCACCGCCTGATGGCCCTGCTGCGCGACAGCGCACGCACGCGCGCCGTGCTCGTGGTGCTGCATGACCTGCATGTGGCCAGCACCTGGTGCGACCAGCTCGCGCTGCTCGGCCAGGGCCGGCTGGTGGCGACCGGATCGCCCGACGAGGTGCTGCGCGACGAGCGCCTGGCGCAGGCCTATGGCCCGGGCATCGCCGCCTTCTCTAGCGGCGGCCTGCGCTTCTTCACGGCCGCGCCCGCGCCATGA
- a CDS encoding LLM class flavin-dependent oxidoreductase, giving the protein MRIDLAGWSREATLGPSREFFAFFEEAERLGFESAWFHEFRLLAEGGPYPSPLLLAAALLARTERLRIGVSALVVPLHHPLLLAEEIAQLGLQSDGRFDAGLGRGTDASTLRALEINPQQTRERFAQGCRLVIAALRGESVSSNEGPWRFDAQQIRHLSTSAPPLYIAGSTEETMRFAVTEDLPLLLSLEPPEPAQLAHVEAAFASLGGEAVASRHASLLARSSLSRYVCIGATLAEARQQFDELLPLLHRRREHFAILRGQAPGTLAMRDPAEVLRTQAIVGDPASCLEQIQALTARTGIRQLRCVFNGNGVLDRAAALRGMRLFAQEVLPTLKRG; this is encoded by the coding sequence TTGCGCATCGACCTGGCCGGCTGGTCGCGCGAGGCCACGCTCGGACCGTCGCGCGAGTTCTTCGCGTTCTTCGAGGAGGCCGAACGGCTGGGCTTCGAAAGTGCGTGGTTCCATGAATTCCGCCTGCTGGCCGAGGGCGGCCCCTACCCCTCGCCGCTGCTGCTGGCGGCCGCATTGCTCGCGCGCACCGAACGCCTGCGCATCGGCGTCTCGGCGCTGGTGGTGCCGCTGCACCATCCGCTGCTGCTGGCCGAGGAGATCGCGCAGCTGGGGTTGCAGAGCGATGGCCGCTTCGACGCGGGATTGGGGCGTGGCACCGACGCATCCACGCTGCGCGCGCTCGAGATCAATCCGCAGCAGACGCGCGAGCGCTTCGCGCAGGGCTGCCGCCTGGTGATCGCGGCCCTGCGCGGCGAAAGCGTGTCGTCGAACGAAGGCCCCTGGCGCTTCGATGCGCAGCAGATCCGCCACCTCTCGACCTCGGCGCCGCCGCTGTACATCGCGGGCTCGACCGAAGAGACGATGCGCTTCGCCGTCACGGAGGACCTGCCGCTGCTGCTGAGCCTGGAGCCACCGGAGCCGGCGCAGCTCGCGCATGTGGAGGCGGCCTTCGCTTCGCTCGGCGGTGAAGCGGTGGCGTCGCGACATGCTTCATTGCTGGCGCGCTCCTCGCTCTCACGCTACGTCTGCATCGGTGCGACCTTGGCCGAGGCACGGCAGCAGTTCGACGAGCTGCTGCCCCTGCTCCACCGCCGGCGCGAGCATTTCGCGATCCTGCGCGGGCAGGCCCCCGGCACCTTGGCGATGCGCGATCCCGCCGAGGTGCTGCGCACGCAGGCGATCGTCGGCGATCCGGCTTCGTGCCTGGAACAGATACAGGCGCTCACCGCGCGCACGGGCATCCGGCAACTGCGCTGCGTCTTCAATGGCAACGGCGTGCTCGATCGCGCGGCGGCCTTGCGCGGAATGCGGTTGTTCGCGCAGGAGGTGCTGCCGACGCTCAAGCGGGGCTGA
- a CDS encoding inositol monophosphatase yields MSASPFTSDDLAFLGSLLANAAREEIMPRFRTLHAVDRRRKTSSFDIVTDADEACEAAVLTALRARHPEAVLIGEEACARDPGLLEAIDDAVLAFIVDPLDGTKNFASGLPLFGTMASVTVRGEVVAAAIHDPVRADTAFAIRGEGAWIESASGANRRLQVAPAVPVEQMEAIVGTNFLPEPLRSEVNARLSRLGMTNWFRCAAHEYRLAAAGDIDALFYNKLMPWDHAAGWLLHREAGGYAAHHDGSAYRAAHRTGGLICAVDRARFDAVRAALLG; encoded by the coding sequence ATGTCCGCTTCGCCTTTCACCTCCGACGACCTCGCGTTCCTCGGATCGCTTCTCGCCAACGCCGCGCGCGAGGAAATCATGCCGCGCTTCCGCACGCTCCACGCCGTCGACCGCCGGCGCAAGACCTCGTCCTTCGACATCGTGACCGATGCCGACGAGGCCTGCGAGGCGGCGGTGCTCACGGCCTTGCGCGCGCGCCATCCCGAGGCCGTGCTGATCGGCGAGGAGGCCTGCGCGCGCGATCCGGGATTGCTCGAAGCCATCGATGACGCAGTCCTCGCGTTCATCGTCGACCCGCTCGACGGCACCAAGAATTTCGCGAGCGGCCTGCCCCTGTTCGGCACGATGGCCTCCGTGACGGTGCGCGGCGAAGTGGTCGCCGCGGCGATCCACGACCCCGTGCGCGCCGACACGGCCTTCGCGATCCGCGGTGAAGGCGCGTGGATCGAATCCGCCTCGGGCGCGAATCGGCGACTGCAAGTCGCGCCGGCCGTGCCCGTCGAGCAGATGGAAGCCATCGTCGGCACGAACTTCCTGCCCGAGCCGCTTCGCAGCGAAGTCAACGCGCGGCTGTCGCGCCTGGGCATGACCAACTGGTTCCGCTGCGCCGCGCACGAGTACCGGCTCGCGGCCGCGGGCGACATCGACGCCCTGTTCTACAACAAGCTCATGCCCTGGGACCATGCCGCGGGCTGGCTGCTGCATCGCGAAGCAGGCGGCTACGCGGCGCATCACGACGGCTCGGCCTACCGGGCCGCCCATCGGACCGGTGGACTGATCTGCGCTGTCGATCGCGCCCGCTTCGACGCGGTGCGTGCGGCCTTGCTCGGCTGA
- a CDS encoding DUF3606 domain-containing protein gives MTSTNPPTQTIDSKSASDIAELARKLDATHEQVEEAIRAVGSNASDIELHLKGSRSTTNAERTDEAGKR, from the coding sequence ATGACATCCACCAACCCGCCAACCCAGACCATCGATTCGAAGAGCGCTTCGGACATCGCGGAACTGGCCCGCAAGCTCGACGCCACGCACGAGCAGGTCGAGGAAGCCATCCGCGCCGTCGGCTCGAACGCCTCGGACATCGAACTCCATCTCAAGGGATCGCGCAGCACCACCAATGCCGAGCGGACGGACGAGGCCGGCAAGCGCTGA
- a CDS encoding superoxide dismutase family protein, with product MNTRRILCPIALCAAALLGACGSPPSAPHAHAAMPGAGAAGPTQASAGASAQPDAAPVASARLLTPSGKQAGIVRFAPAGGGTAVVLHADVEGLAPGVHGFHVHAHGECAPGPDAATGRVVDFGAAGGHFDPGNSRNHGRPGDDKAHAHAGELPALQADAGGRAVLRYLNTNLSLDRAPTSVIGRSVVVHADPDDYSSDPAGNSGARVLCGVIEATAPSVVRARATLEGAQVFPEGIAIDPRTGDAFIGSSTNGDLFRIRQGGTKAELVQAGGAVGRQGAFGMKFDGSGRLWIAGGPGGTLAAVDVTDGSTLAVAKAPQDMPSFLNDLVIARDGSAYITDSFRPVIYRVRTGAGARATLEPWLDLSSTPLRYLPNKINLNGIVASPDGRYLLSIQLATGQLWRIDTRSRAVSQLRVDGGELTDGDGLVLAGGNDLYVVRNAHHELVRVELAPDWSAGRVTQRITDTRLRYPTTAAVVPSGLMVVNGQLDRQKSPPAVLPFDVVTVAMPR from the coding sequence ATGAACACCCGACGCATCCTCTGCCCGATCGCCCTGTGCGCTGCTGCCCTGCTGGGCGCGTGCGGCAGTCCCCCGAGTGCGCCACACGCCCATGCCGCGATGCCCGGCGCCGGCGCAGCGGGCCCGACGCAGGCAAGCGCCGGCGCATCCGCGCAGCCGGACGCCGCGCCGGTGGCGTCGGCGCGTCTTCTCACACCGTCCGGCAAACAGGCTGGCATCGTGCGCTTCGCGCCGGCCGGTGGCGGCACCGCGGTGGTCCTCCACGCGGACGTCGAAGGACTCGCGCCGGGCGTGCACGGCTTCCATGTGCACGCGCATGGCGAATGCGCACCCGGGCCCGACGCAGCGACCGGCCGGGTCGTCGACTTCGGCGCCGCCGGCGGCCACTTCGATCCCGGCAACTCGCGCAACCATGGGCGACCGGGCGACGACAAGGCCCATGCGCATGCCGGCGAGCTGCCGGCCCTGCAGGCGGACGCCGGCGGTCGCGCGGTGCTGCGCTACCTCAACACGAATCTCTCGCTGGATCGCGCGCCCACGTCGGTGATCGGCCGCAGTGTCGTCGTCCATGCGGATCCCGACGACTACAGCAGCGACCCCGCGGGCAACTCCGGTGCGCGGGTCCTGTGCGGCGTGATCGAGGCCACCGCGCCCAGCGTCGTTCGCGCGCGTGCCACCCTCGAAGGCGCGCAGGTGTTCCCGGAAGGCATCGCGATCGATCCGCGCACGGGTGACGCCTTCATCGGCTCGAGCACCAATGGCGACCTGTTTCGCATCAGGCAGGGCGGCACGAAGGCCGAGCTGGTGCAGGCCGGCGGCGCGGTGGGACGGCAAGGCGCGTTCGGCATGAAGTTCGATGGCAGCGGACGCCTGTGGATCGCGGGCGGACCCGGCGGCACGCTGGCCGCGGTCGACGTGACCGACGGGAGCACGCTGGCCGTGGCCAAGGCACCGCAGGACATGCCGAGCTTCCTCAACGACCTCGTCATCGCACGCGATGGCTCGGCCTACATCACCGACTCGTTCCGCCCGGTGATCTACCGGGTGCGCACCGGCGCCGGTGCGCGCGCGACGCTGGAGCCGTGGCTCGATCTGTCGTCGACGCCACTGCGCTACCTGCCGAACAAGATCAACCTCAACGGCATCGTCGCGTCGCCCGATGGTCGCTACCTGCTGTCGATACAGCTCGCGACCGGCCAGCTCTGGCGCATCGATACCCGCTCGCGCGCGGTCTCGCAGCTGCGCGTGGACGGCGGCGAACTCACGGACGGTGATGGGCTCGTGCTCGCCGGTGGCAACGATCTCTACGTGGTCCGCAATGCGCACCATGAGCTCGTGCGCGTGGAACTTGCGCCCGACTGGAGTGCGGGTCGCGTCACGCAACGCATCACCGACACGCGCCTGCGCTATCCGACCACGGCGGCCGTGGTCCCGTCCGGCCTGATGGTGGTCAACGGGCAGCTCGATCGCCAGAAGAGCCCGCCGGCCGTGCTTCCCTTCGACGTGGTGACCGTCGCGATGCCGCGGTAG
- a CDS encoding PQQ-dependent sugar dehydrogenase, producing MHAASFFRTVLALGTLQVAGAWAQLPPGDGPNTVSTVMLEPSPVKFDESLLSQLKLPPGFKIDVYAKDMQHVRWLQVAPNGDVYASRPRQADVLLLRDTDRDGRIDAQQIVAQNIKNVHGLLLKDGKLFMASDKKVLVADVQPDGSLTLPRVLLDDLPDGSQHPYRTLASGPDGFLYVTVGSQCNNCVETNPEAATVLRMRPDGSARSVYARGLRNTLGFAFSPVDGTLYGFDHGSDDRGDDVPPEELNAIRPNRHYGWPFCWGDRQVDMKQQNDPEGSTRADFCPTTEAPALMTTAHSAPIGLVFYGGSQFPAEYRNSAFVAMRGSWNRGQPSGYKVVRVRFDAAGKPQSIEDFVTGWLLPAPPAHLVQPGAGPAAEQSKAGRPAQFGRLAGLAVAADGSLLIAEDQNGVIYRVSYAR from the coding sequence ATGCATGCAGCTTCATTCTTCCGCACGGTGCTCGCACTGGGCACGCTTCAAGTCGCGGGTGCGTGGGCACAGCTGCCGCCGGGCGACGGTCCGAACACCGTGTCCACCGTGATGCTCGAACCCTCACCGGTGAAGTTCGACGAGTCGCTGCTCTCGCAGCTGAAGCTGCCTCCTGGCTTCAAGATCGACGTGTACGCCAAGGACATGCAGCATGTGCGCTGGCTGCAGGTGGCGCCCAACGGCGACGTCTATGCGAGCCGCCCCAGGCAGGCCGATGTGCTGCTGCTGCGCGACACCGATCGCGACGGAAGGATCGACGCGCAGCAGATCGTGGCGCAGAACATCAAGAACGTGCATGGGCTGCTGCTCAAGGACGGCAAGCTGTTCATGGCCAGCGACAAGAAGGTGCTGGTCGCCGATGTGCAGCCTGACGGCTCGCTGACCCTGCCCCGGGTTCTCCTCGACGACCTGCCCGACGGATCACAGCATCCCTACCGCACCCTGGCATCCGGTCCCGACGGCTTCCTGTACGTGACCGTGGGCTCGCAGTGCAACAACTGCGTGGAGACCAATCCCGAGGCCGCGACGGTCCTGCGCATGCGACCCGACGGTAGCGCGCGCAGCGTGTACGCGCGCGGGCTTCGCAACACGCTGGGCTTTGCCTTCAGTCCGGTCGATGGCACGCTCTACGGCTTCGACCACGGCTCGGACGACCGTGGCGACGACGTGCCGCCCGAGGAACTCAACGCGATCCGGCCGAACCGGCACTACGGGTGGCCCTTCTGCTGGGGTGACAGGCAGGTCGACATGAAGCAGCAGAACGATCCCGAAGGTTCCACCCGCGCCGACTTCTGCCCGACCACCGAGGCGCCGGCGCTGATGACCACGGCGCACTCCGCGCCCATCGGGCTGGTTTTCTATGGCGGCAGCCAGTTTCCCGCCGAGTATCGGAACAGTGCCTTCGTGGCGATGCGAGGCTCGTGGAACCGTGGGCAGCCCAGCGGCTACAAGGTGGTGCGGGTGCGCTTCGACGCGGCGGGCAAGCCGCAATCGATCGAGGACTTCGTCACGGGGTGGCTGCTGCCGGCACCGCCGGCCCACCTCGTGCAACCCGGCGCGGGCCCCGCGGCCGAGCAGTCGAAGGCGGGTCGACCGGCCCAGTTCGGCAGGCTCGCGGGCCTCGCCGTGGCCGCCGACGGCTCCCTGCTGATCGCCGAGGACCAGAACGGCGTGATCTATCGCGTGAGCTATGCCCGCTGA
- a CDS encoding PAS domain-containing sensor histidine kinase has protein sequence MTSRGDELPREEPASPDDAACGLLATDAKGLILAANRTFCDWVGVDKSDLVRRRRIQDLLTMGGRIFHQTHWLPLLQMQGSVSEVKLEVRHRDGTLLPMIFNAVRRERGGAVVHDLALFIARDRDVYERELVASREELRILVHEATRMQEEAKDRALFAEQMVGIVSHDLRNPLSAIHLGLIALSRSELTSSQIRVLGRVSRSTERAHRLIADLLDFTAARIGRGLSVSFKSIDLHGVVAEALEELATAYPDRRITHVQEGEGGCHADPDRLSQLLGNLVSNAIAYGDPGRDIVVTSRRGDDGRAAVEVHNFGSPIPADSLPLLFQPMVCGNPGGAARSVGLGLYIVSKIAEAHGGEVSATSSAAEGTKFTVRLPSRQ, from the coding sequence TTGACATCCCGGGGCGACGAGCTTCCCCGCGAGGAACCGGCGTCGCCCGACGACGCCGCCTGCGGGCTGCTCGCCACCGATGCGAAGGGGCTGATCCTCGCGGCCAACAGGACGTTCTGCGATTGGGTCGGCGTGGACAAGAGCGATCTGGTGCGCCGCAGGCGGATACAGGACCTGCTCACCATGGGCGGGCGCATCTTCCACCAGACGCACTGGCTGCCCTTGCTGCAGATGCAGGGCTCCGTGTCCGAGGTCAAGCTCGAAGTCAGGCATCGCGACGGCACCTTGCTTCCCATGATCTTCAACGCCGTGCGCCGCGAGCGCGGCGGCGCCGTCGTGCACGATCTGGCGCTGTTCATCGCCCGCGACCGAGACGTGTACGAACGCGAGCTGGTGGCTTCGCGCGAGGAACTCAGGATTCTGGTGCACGAGGCCACGCGGATGCAGGAGGAAGCCAAGGACCGGGCGCTGTTCGCCGAGCAGATGGTGGGTATCGTGAGCCACGATCTGCGCAATCCGCTGTCGGCGATCCATCTGGGGCTCATCGCCCTGTCGCGCAGTGAACTTACCTCGAGTCAGATTCGGGTGCTTGGCCGCGTCTCGCGTTCGACCGAGCGCGCGCATCGGCTCATCGCCGATCTCCTGGACTTCACCGCCGCCCGCATCGGTCGCGGCCTGTCGGTGTCGTTCAAGTCCATCGATCTCCATGGCGTCGTGGCGGAGGCCCTGGAGGAACTCGCCACTGCCTATCCGGACCGTCGGATCACGCACGTCCAGGAGGGAGAGGGCGGTTGCCATGCCGATCCGGACCGGCTTTCGCAACTGCTGGGAAACCTGGTGTCGAACGCGATCGCCTACGGCGACCCCGGCCGCGACATCGTTGTGACATCGCGCAGGGGAGACGACGGTCGCGCGGCCGTCGAGGTCCACAACTTCGGTTCTCCGATCCCGGCCGATTCGCTGCCGCTGCTCTTTCAGCCCATGGTCTGTGGCAACCCGGGCGGCGCGGCGCGCAGCGTCGGCCTGGGGCTGTACATCGTCAGCAAGATCGCGGAGGCGCATGGCGGCGAAGTCAGCGCCACGTCGAGCGCCGCGGAGGGGACGAAGTTCACCGTGCGGCTGCCGTCACGGCAATGA
- a CDS encoding alpha/beta hydrolase: MSVRERNNVRVSGAGVDTIIFAHGFGCDLNMWRLLEPIYATRYRTVMFDHVGAGESDLRAYEVEKYSTLEGYAQDVVEIAREFGQGRSIFVGHSVSAMIGMLADLASPGLFAGHAMIGPSPCYVNDRDYVGGFSREDVDSLLRTLEGNYLGWSSNMAPVIMGAPGQPELGAELSNSFCRTDPDNAARFARATFLSDHRAELSRLTTPTLILQCDDDIIAPVAVGEYMARTLPDAEMVVIDNVGHCPHLSAPGASAEAIDAFLGRRGL; the protein is encoded by the coding sequence ATGAGCGTGCGAGAGCGCAACAACGTGCGCGTCAGTGGAGCCGGCGTCGACACGATCATCTTTGCCCACGGCTTCGGCTGTGATCTGAACATGTGGCGATTGCTCGAGCCGATCTATGCCACACGGTACAGGACGGTCATGTTCGACCATGTGGGCGCCGGGGAGTCGGACCTGAGGGCCTACGAGGTGGAGAAGTACTCGACGCTCGAAGGCTATGCGCAAGACGTGGTCGAGATTGCCCGCGAGTTCGGTCAAGGTCGATCGATCTTCGTGGGCCACTCGGTCAGCGCGATGATCGGCATGCTTGCCGACCTGGCATCGCCAGGTCTGTTCGCCGGCCATGCAATGATCGGGCCGTCCCCGTGCTATGTGAACGACCGCGACTACGTGGGTGGGTTCTCGCGCGAGGATGTCGACTCGCTGCTGCGAACCCTCGAGGGCAACTACCTCGGGTGGTCGAGCAACATGGCGCCCGTCATCATGGGTGCCCCCGGACAGCCCGAGCTCGGGGCGGAGTTGTCCAACAGCTTCTGTCGCACCGACCCGGACAACGCGGCGCGCTTCGCTCGTGCGACCTTTCTCTCCGACCATCGCGCCGAGCTTTCGCGGCTCACGACCCCCACGCTCATCCTCCAGTGCGACGACGACATCATCGCGCCGGTCGCCGTGGGTGAGTACATGGCGCGCACCCTGCCGGACGCCGAGATGGTGGTCATTGACAACGTCGGCCACTGTCCGCACCTGAGCGCCCCCGGTGCGAGCGCCGAAGCGATCGACGCCTTTCTGGGGAGGCGAGGTCTTTGA
- a CDS encoding Crp/Fnr family transcriptional regulator, whose translation MLTENVFRNRAAEISNAERSLLEGAISHVQTYPAGSLVVRQGVPVDISTLLVKGLMTRHVDAPDGRRHPVALHVPGDFVDLHAYALKKLDHDVAALTDITVAVFRHASLEAIQTSEPGLARRLWFLTLLDAAMHRQWIYRLASLNALQRVSHFLCETHARLLAIGASEGNAFPLPMTQADIGEVCSLTNVHVNRVLRELRESGLCNVRGANVQILDLKGLVERARFDPHYLYLNPQTAAHAVGHTGNPP comes from the coding sequence ATGCTGACCGAGAACGTATTCCGCAACCGTGCTGCAGAAATCTCCAACGCCGAGCGCAGTCTCCTGGAAGGCGCCATCTCCCATGTGCAGACCTACCCGGCCGGCAGCCTGGTCGTGCGCCAGGGCGTGCCGGTCGACATCAGCACGCTGCTGGTGAAGGGACTCATGACACGCCACGTCGATGCGCCCGATGGCCGGCGTCACCCGGTGGCGCTGCATGTGCCGGGCGACTTCGTCGACCTGCATGCCTACGCCTTGAAGAAACTCGACCACGATGTCGCCGCGTTGACCGACATCACCGTCGCGGTCTTTCGCCACGCCTCGCTCGAAGCGATCCAGACATCGGAGCCGGGCCTCGCGCGGCGTCTGTGGTTTCTCACGCTGTTGGACGCGGCGATGCACCGGCAGTGGATCTACAGACTGGCAAGCCTCAACGCTTTGCAGCGCGTGTCGCACTTCCTCTGCGAGACCCATGCCCGGCTGCTGGCGATCGGCGCGTCCGAGGGCAACGCCTTCCCGCTGCCCATGACGCAAGCCGATATCGGCGAGGTCTGCAGCCTCACGAATGTCCATGTGAACCGCGTGTTGCGCGAGCTGCGCGAATCCGGCCTGTGCAATGTTCGCGGCGCGAACGTGCAGATCCTGGACCTGAAGGGCCTGGTCGAAAGAGCGCGGTTCGACCCTCACTATCTGTACCTCAACCCCCAGACCGCGGCGCACGCGGTCGGCCACACCGGGAATCCCCCATGA
- a CDS encoding catalase yields the protein MSKKKATPSIANLDAARAAARNTDSGPAAPAPTAAGKDDLPAQKMIDAQALAAAMPANPNKPLEHGLANAQSAPVGATATPPSRLPTGSTLSETNASAKTGGAALEGVNATIDSLDRVRVDASGRTLTTNQGVPIADNQNSLKAGARGPALLEDFILREKLTHFDHERIPERIVHARGSGAHGFFEAYEPLTKYTRAAPFKEAGKITPVFVRFSTVAGERGSKDTARDVRGFAVKFYTDEGNWDLVGNNMPVFFIQDAIKFPDLVHAVKPEPHHQMPQAASAHDTFWDFVSLMPESTHMLMWQMSDRAIPRSYRMMQGFGVHTFRLVNDAGESFLVKFHWQPKLGTHSMVWEEAVKISGADPDFHRRDLWEAIEAGEYPEWELGLQIFTEEQAEQFSFDILDATKLIPEELVPVQIVGRMVLNRNPDNFFAETEQVAFCTAHIVPGLDFTNDPLLAGRIHSYVDTQISRLGGPNFHELPINAPIAQVHNNQRDGMHRQAIHRGRVSYEPNSLAGGCPFQAGAAQGFTSVAKRLDAKESADKVRIKPEKFADHYTQARLFFESQSEVEKAHIGNAFRFELSKVTVPAIRERVVASLANASPELAARLAQDLGMALPAPLPKALENPAQPEVEVSPPLSLLARPGDGGIRTRKVAILIAHGVEGASLGKLISALVEAGAVPRLVAARLGTYSGAAGESFEADATMENSPGFLFDALVLPDGAAAVEALDADAHTLEFLRAQYWHCKAILAFGASEALLAEAQIPLALPDGSADAGLVLADAADADAAIAAFIAAMPVRHFERENDPPKN from the coding sequence ATGTCCAAGAAAAAAGCCACCCCTTCCATAGCCAACCTCGACGCAGCACGCGCGGCGGCACGCAACACGGACAGCGGTCCCGCCGCGCCCGCTCCCACGGCCGCGGGGAAGGACGACCTTCCCGCCCAGAAGATGATCGACGCGCAGGCGCTCGCCGCCGCCATGCCCGCCAATCCGAACAAGCCACTCGAGCATGGCCTGGCGAATGCCCAGTCTGCGCCCGTGGGTGCGACCGCCACGCCGCCATCGCGCCTGCCCACCGGCAGCACGCTCTCGGAGACCAATGCCTCGGCCAAGACCGGCGGTGCGGCGCTCGAGGGCGTGAACGCGACCATCGATTCGCTGGACCGCGTGCGGGTCGACGCTTCGGGCCGGACGCTCACCACCAACCAGGGCGTGCCGATCGCCGACAACCAGAACTCCCTGAAGGCAGGCGCGCGCGGGCCAGCGCTGCTCGAGGACTTCATCCTGCGCGAGAAGCTCACGCACTTCGACCACGAGCGCATCCCCGAGCGCATCGTGCATGCGCGTGGCTCGGGCGCGCACGGCTTCTTCGAAGCCTACGAGCCGCTGACGAAGTACACCCGGGCCGCGCCTTTCAAGGAAGCGGGAAAGATCACGCCGGTGTTCGTGCGCTTCTCGACCGTGGCGGGCGAACGCGGCTCCAAGGACACGGCGCGCGACGTGCGCGGCTTCGCCGTCAAGTTCTACACCGACGAAGGCAACTGGGACCTGGTCGGCAACAACATGCCGGTCTTCTTCATCCAGGACGCGATCAAGTTCCCCGACCTCGTCCATGCCGTGAAGCCCGAGCCCCACCACCAGATGCCGCAGGCCGCGAGCGCGCACGACACCTTCTGGGACTTCGTTTCGCTGATGCCCGAGTCGACGCACATGCTGATGTGGCAGATGTCGGACCGCGCGATCCCGCGCAGCTACCGCATGATGCAGGGCTTCGGGGTCCACACCTTCCGCCTCGTCAACGACGCGGGCGAGTCCTTCCTCGTCAAGTTCCACTGGCAGCCCAAGCTCGGCACCCACTCGATGGTGTGGGAGGAGGCGGTGAAGATCTCGGGCGCCGACCCGGACTTCCATCGCCGCGACCTGTGGGAGGCGATCGAGGCCGGCGAATATCCCGAGTGGGAACTGGGCCTGCAGATCTTCACCGAGGAACAGGCCGAGCAGTTCAGCTTCGACATCCTCGACGCGACCAAGCTGATTCCCGAGGAGCTGGTGCCGGTGCAGATCGTCGGGCGCATGGTGCTCAATCGCAACCCCGACAACTTCTTCGCCGAGACCGAGCAGGTGGCCTTCTGCACCGCGCACATCGTGCCCGGCCTGGATTTCACCAACGACCCGCTGCTCGCGGGCCGGATCCACTCCTACGTGGACACGCAGATCAGCCGCCTGGGCGGGCCGAACTTCCATGAGCTGCCGATCAACGCACCGATCGCTCAGGTCCACAACAACCAGCGCGACGGCATGCACCGCCAGGCCATCCACCGCGGCCGTGTCTCCTACGAGCCCAACTCGCTCGCGGGCGGTTGCCCGTTCCAGGCTGGCGCCGCGCAGGGCTTCACCAGCGTCGCCAAGCGCCTCGATGCGAAGGAGAGCGCGGACAAGGTGCGCATCAAGCCAGAGAAGTTCGCCGACCACTACACCCAGGCCAGGCTCTTCTTCGAGAGCCAGTCGGAGGTCGAGAAGGCCCACATCGGCAACGCCTTCCGTTTCGAGCTGTCGAAGGTGACGGTGCCCGCGATCCGCGAGCGCGTGGTCGCGAGCCTCGCGAATGCATCGCCCGAACTGGCGGCGCGGCTCGCGCAGGACCTGGGCATGGCACTGCCCGCGCCCCTGCCCAAGGCACTCGAGAACCCGGCCCAGCCCGAGGTCGAGGTCTCGCCGCCGCTGTCCCTGCTGGCCCGGCCCGGCGATGGCGGCATCCGCACGCGCAAGGTCGCGATCCTGATCGCGCACGGCGTGGAAGGAGCGTCGCTGGGCAAGCTGATCAGCGCGCTGGTCGAGGCCGGTGCCGTGCCGCGCCTCGTCGCGGCACGGCTCGGAACCTACAGCGGTGCCGCGGGCGAGAGCTTCGAAGCAGACGCCACGATGGAGAACTCGCCAGGCTTCCTGTTCGATGCGCTCGTCCTGCCCGACGGGGCCGCGGCCGTGGAAGCCCTGGACGCCGACGCCCACACGCTCGAATTCCTGCGCGCCCAGTACTGGCACTGCAAGGCGATCCTGGCCTTCGGCGCTTCGGAAGCCCTGCTGGCCGAGGCACAGATCCCGCTGGCGCTGCCCGACGGCTCTGCGGACGCCGGACTGGTCCTCGCGGACGCCGCCGATGCGGATGCGGCGATCGCGGCCTTCATCGCCGCCATGCCGGTGCGTCATTTCGAGCGGGAGAACGATCCGCCGAAGAACTGA